Proteins encoded by one window of Arabidopsis thaliana chromosome 2, partial sequence:
- a CDS encoding Tetratricopeptide repeat (TPR)-like superfamily protein has protein sequence MFRLPQKVLNSMIKAPAMKAIKKKLEKDIYGVGSIGLFTDLDRESLAIRQKPGLEEHSVLDKSRTTTQDKQCSIPMHPSTFQTELNPHTSTLLKKLTHHSQQRNLVAGRAVHGQIIRTGASTCIQHANVLVNFYAKCGKLAKAHSIFNAIICKDVVSWNSLITGYSQNGGISSSYTVMQLFREMRAQDILPNAYTLAGIFKAESSLQSSTVGRQAHALVVKMSSFGDIYVDTSLVGMYCKAGLVEDGLKVFAYMPERNTYTWSTMVSGYATRGRVEEAIKVFNLFLREKEEGSDSDYVFTAVLSSLAATIYVGLGRQIHCITIKNGLLGFVALSNALVTMYSKCESLNEACKMFDSSGDRNSITWSAMVTGYSQNGESLEAVKLFSRMFSAGIKPSEYTIVGVLNACSDICYLEEGKQLHSFLLKLGFERHLFATTALVDMYAKAGCLADARKGFDCLQERDVALWTSLISGYVQNSDNEEALILYRRMKTAGIIPNDPTMASVLKACSSLATLELGKQVHGHTIKHGFGLEVPIGSALSTMYSKCGSLEDGNLVFRRTPNKDVVSWNAMISGLSHNGQGDEALELFEEMLAEGMEPDDVTFVNIISACSHKGFVERGWFYFNMMSDQIGLDPKVDHYACMVDLLSRAGQLKEAKEFIESANIDHGLCLWRILLSACKNHGKCELGVYAGEKLMALGSRESSTYVQLSGIYTALGRMRDVERVWKHMRANGVSKEVGCSWIELKNQYHVFVVGDTMHPMIEETKDLVCLVSRQMIEEGFVTVLDSSFVEEEEGTQLSTSFII, from the exons ATGTTCAGGCTGCCTCAAAAGGTGTTGAATTCCATGATAAAGGCTCCTGCCATGAAgg caataaagaagaaacttgagaAAGATATTTACGGAGTTGGAAGTATTGGCCTTTTCACTGATTTAGACAGAGAG AGTTTAGCGATTAGACAGAAACCTGGGTTGGAAGAACACTCTGTTCTAGATAAATCGAGAACAACGACTCA GGACAAACAATGTTCTATACCAATGCATCCAAGTACCTTTCAAACAGAACTCAACCCGCATACTTCCacgttattaaaaaaactgacTCATCATTCACAGCAAAGGAACCTCGTGGCTGGACGTGCAGTTCATGGACAGATCATCAGAACGGGAGCATCAACCTGCATCCAACATGCCAATGTCCTTGTCAACTTTTATGCAAAATGTGGAAAATTGGCCAAAGCCCACTCCATCTTTAACGCCATAATCTGCAAGGATGTTGTGTCCTGGAACAGTCTCATCACTGGCTATTCTCAGAACGGCGGTATCTCCAGCTCCTACACTGTTATGCAGCTGTTTCGTGAGATGAGAGCGCAAGATATACTGCCAAATGCTTATACCCTTGCTGGGATTTTTAAGGCCGAGTCGAGTCTTCAAAGTTCTACAGTTGGGAGGCAGGCTCACGCGCTAGTGGTCAAAATGTCAAGTTTTGGGGATATATATGTTGATACTTCGTTGGTGGGCATGTACTGTAAAGCGGGCTTGGTCGAGGATGGACTTAAAGTGTTCGCCTATATGCCTGAAAGAAATACTTATACATGGTCTACTATGGTTTCTGGTTATGCTACAAGAGGACGCGTTGAAGAGGCAATTAAAGTCTTCAATTTGTTTCTTAGAGAGAAGGAGGAAGGAAGTGATAGTGACTATGTCTTCACCGCGGTTCTCAGCTCGCTGGCTGCAACCATATACGTAGGACTAGGCAGGCAAATCCATTGCATCACAATTAAAAATGGGTTGCTTGGGTTTGTAGCTTTGAGTAATGCGCTTGTTACAATGTATTCAAAGTGTGAGAGCTTGAATGAGGCATGCAAGATGTTTGACTCGTCTGGTGACAGAAATTCGATTACATGGTCAGCAATGGTCACTGGTTATTCTCAGAATGGGGAATCACTTGAAGCAGTAAAGCTTTTCTCTAGAATGTTTTCTGCTGGAATCAAGCCCAGTGAATACACGATTGTTGGGGTTCTTAATGCATGCAGTGACATTTGCTATCTAGAAGAAGGGAAGCAACTTCattctttcttgttaaagTTGGGATTTGAAAGACATTTATTTGCAACTACTGCTTTGGTTGACATGTATGCAAAAGCCGGTTGTCTAGCAGATGCCAGAAAAGGTTTTGACTGCCTACAAGAACGTGATGTGGCGCTTTGGACATCGCTTATTAGCGGGTATGTTCAAAACTCAGATAACGAAGAGGCTTTGATTCTGTACCGCAGAATGAAAACAGCAGGTATTATCCCAAACGACCCAACCATGGCAAGTGTTCTAAAAGCTTGCTCTTCTCTAGCTACCTTGGAGCTCGGAAAGCAAGTACACGGCCACACAATCAAGCATGGGTTTGGGCTTGAAGTTCCAATAGGAAGCGCACTTTCTACAATGTACTCAAAGTGTGGGAGTTTAGAAGATGGGAACCTCGTCTTTAGAAGAACTCCCAATAAAGATGTTGTGTCTTGGAACGCTATGATCTCAGGCTTGTCCCATAATGGACAAGGAGATGAGGCTTTGGAACTGTTTGAGGAGATGTTAGCAGAAGGAATGGAACCAGATGATGTCACTTTCGTGAACATTATATCAGCGTGTAGCCACAAAGGTTTTGTAGAGAGAGGCTGGTTTTATTTCAATATGATGTCAGATCAGATCGGGCTTGATCCAAAAGTTGACCACTATGCTTGTATGGTTGATCTGCTGAGCCGTGCAGGACAGCTCAAAGAGGCAAAAGAGTTCATCGAATCAGCTAATATTGATCACGGTTTATGCCTTTGGCGGATACTATTAAGCGCATGTAAGAACCATGGGAAATGTGAGCTAGGAGTTTACGCAGGAGAGAAGCTCATGGCCCTTGGATCGAGAGAATCATCAACTTATGTGCAATTGTCAGGCATTTACACGGCTTTAGGGCGGATGAGAGATGTGGAACGGGTTTGGAAACACATGAGAGCAAACGGGGTGAGCAAAGAAGTGGGTTGCAGTTGGATCGAGCTGAAGAATCAGTACCATGTTTTTGTTGTGGGAGATACAATGCATCCGATGATTGAAGAGACGAaggatttggtttgtttggttaGTAGACAGATGATAGAAGAAGGATTCGTAACTGTGTTGGATTCGTCTTttgtcgaagaagaagaaggaacacAATTATCTACTTCtttcataatataa
- a CDS encoding Tetratricopeptide repeat (TPR)-like superfamily protein, whose protein sequence is MIKAPAMKAIKKKLEKDIYGVGSIGLFTDLDRESLAIRQKPGLEEHSVLDKSRTTTQDKQCSIPMHPSTFQTELNPHTSTLLKKLTHHSQQRNLVAGRAVHGQIIRTGASTCIQHANVLVNFYAKCGKLAKAHSIFNAIICKDVVSWNSLITGYSQNGGISSSYTVMQLFREMRAQDILPNAYTLAGIFKAESSLQSSTVGRQAHALVVKMSSFGDIYVDTSLVGMYCKAGLVEDGLKVFAYMPERNTYTWSTMVSGYATRGRVEEAIKVFNLFLREKEEGSDSDYVFTAVLSSLAATIYVGLGRQIHCITIKNGLLGFVALSNALVTMYSKCESLNEACKMFDSSGDRNSITWSAMVTGYSQNGESLEAVKLFSRMFSAGIKPSEYTIVGVLNACSDICYLEEGKQLHSFLLKLGFERHLFATTALVDMYAKAGCLADARKGFDCLQERDVALWTSLISGYVQNSDNEEALILYRRMKTAGIIPNDPTMASVLKACSSLATLELGKQVHGHTIKHGFGLEVPIGSALSTMYSKCGSLEDGNLVFRRTPNKDVVSWNAMISGLSHNGQGDEALELFEEMLAEGMEPDDVTFVNIISACSHKGFVERGWFYFNMMSDQIGLDPKVDHYACMVDLLSRAGQLKEAKEFIESANIDHGLCLWRILLSACKNHGKCELGVYAGEKLMALGSRESSTYVQLSGIYTALGRMRDVERVWKHMRANGVSKEVGCSWIELKNQYHVFVVGDTMHPMIEETKDLVCLVSRQMIEEGFVTVLDSSFVEEEEGTQLSTSFII, encoded by the exons ATGATAAAGGCTCCTGCCATGAAgg caataaagaagaaacttgagaAAGATATTTACGGAGTTGGAAGTATTGGCCTTTTCACTGATTTAGACAGAGAG AGTTTAGCGATTAGACAGAAACCTGGGTTGGAAGAACACTCTGTTCTAGATAAATCGAGAACAACGACTCA GGACAAACAATGTTCTATACCAATGCATCCAAGTACCTTTCAAACAGAACTCAACCCGCATACTTCCacgttattaaaaaaactgacTCATCATTCACAGCAAAGGAACCTCGTGGCTGGACGTGCAGTTCATGGACAGATCATCAGAACGGGAGCATCAACCTGCATCCAACATGCCAATGTCCTTGTCAACTTTTATGCAAAATGTGGAAAATTGGCCAAAGCCCACTCCATCTTTAACGCCATAATCTGCAAGGATGTTGTGTCCTGGAACAGTCTCATCACTGGCTATTCTCAGAACGGCGGTATCTCCAGCTCCTACACTGTTATGCAGCTGTTTCGTGAGATGAGAGCGCAAGATATACTGCCAAATGCTTATACCCTTGCTGGGATTTTTAAGGCCGAGTCGAGTCTTCAAAGTTCTACAGTTGGGAGGCAGGCTCACGCGCTAGTGGTCAAAATGTCAAGTTTTGGGGATATATATGTTGATACTTCGTTGGTGGGCATGTACTGTAAAGCGGGCTTGGTCGAGGATGGACTTAAAGTGTTCGCCTATATGCCTGAAAGAAATACTTATACATGGTCTACTATGGTTTCTGGTTATGCTACAAGAGGACGCGTTGAAGAGGCAATTAAAGTCTTCAATTTGTTTCTTAGAGAGAAGGAGGAAGGAAGTGATAGTGACTATGTCTTCACCGCGGTTCTCAGCTCGCTGGCTGCAACCATATACGTAGGACTAGGCAGGCAAATCCATTGCATCACAATTAAAAATGGGTTGCTTGGGTTTGTAGCTTTGAGTAATGCGCTTGTTACAATGTATTCAAAGTGTGAGAGCTTGAATGAGGCATGCAAGATGTTTGACTCGTCTGGTGACAGAAATTCGATTACATGGTCAGCAATGGTCACTGGTTATTCTCAGAATGGGGAATCACTTGAAGCAGTAAAGCTTTTCTCTAGAATGTTTTCTGCTGGAATCAAGCCCAGTGAATACACGATTGTTGGGGTTCTTAATGCATGCAGTGACATTTGCTATCTAGAAGAAGGGAAGCAACTTCattctttcttgttaaagTTGGGATTTGAAAGACATTTATTTGCAACTACTGCTTTGGTTGACATGTATGCAAAAGCCGGTTGTCTAGCAGATGCCAGAAAAGGTTTTGACTGCCTACAAGAACGTGATGTGGCGCTTTGGACATCGCTTATTAGCGGGTATGTTCAAAACTCAGATAACGAAGAGGCTTTGATTCTGTACCGCAGAATGAAAACAGCAGGTATTATCCCAAACGACCCAACCATGGCAAGTGTTCTAAAAGCTTGCTCTTCTCTAGCTACCTTGGAGCTCGGAAAGCAAGTACACGGCCACACAATCAAGCATGGGTTTGGGCTTGAAGTTCCAATAGGAAGCGCACTTTCTACAATGTACTCAAAGTGTGGGAGTTTAGAAGATGGGAACCTCGTCTTTAGAAGAACTCCCAATAAAGATGTTGTGTCTTGGAACGCTATGATCTCAGGCTTGTCCCATAATGGACAAGGAGATGAGGCTTTGGAACTGTTTGAGGAGATGTTAGCAGAAGGAATGGAACCAGATGATGTCACTTTCGTGAACATTATATCAGCGTGTAGCCACAAAGGTTTTGTAGAGAGAGGCTGGTTTTATTTCAATATGATGTCAGATCAGATCGGGCTTGATCCAAAAGTTGACCACTATGCTTGTATGGTTGATCTGCTGAGCCGTGCAGGACAGCTCAAAGAGGCAAAAGAGTTCATCGAATCAGCTAATATTGATCACGGTTTATGCCTTTGGCGGATACTATTAAGCGCATGTAAGAACCATGGGAAATGTGAGCTAGGAGTTTACGCAGGAGAGAAGCTCATGGCCCTTGGATCGAGAGAATCATCAACTTATGTGCAATTGTCAGGCATTTACACGGCTTTAGGGCGGATGAGAGATGTGGAACGGGTTTGGAAACACATGAGAGCAAACGGGGTGAGCAAAGAAGTGGGTTGCAGTTGGATCGAGCTGAAGAATCAGTACCATGTTTTTGTTGTGGGAGATACAATGCATCCGATGATTGAAGAGACGAaggatttggtttgtttggttaGTAGACAGATGATAGAAGAAGGATTCGTAACTGTGTTGGATTCGTCTTttgtcgaagaagaagaaggaacacAATTATCTACTTCtttcataatataa
- a CDS encoding Tetratricopeptide repeat (TPR)-like superfamily protein: MSACFMVFDYLLVSFRVILSQNDQSLAIRQKPGLEEHSVLDKSRTTTQDKQCSIPMHPSTFQTELNPHTSTLLKKLTHHSQQRNLVAGRAVHGQIIRTGASTCIQHANVLVNFYAKCGKLAKAHSIFNAIICKDVVSWNSLITGYSQNGGISSSYTVMQLFREMRAQDILPNAYTLAGIFKAESSLQSSTVGRQAHALVVKMSSFGDIYVDTSLVGMYCKAGLVEDGLKVFAYMPERNTYTWSTMVSGYATRGRVEEAIKVFNLFLREKEEGSDSDYVFTAVLSSLAATIYVGLGRQIHCITIKNGLLGFVALSNALVTMYSKCESLNEACKMFDSSGDRNSITWSAMVTGYSQNGESLEAVKLFSRMFSAGIKPSEYTIVGVLNACSDICYLEEGKQLHSFLLKLGFERHLFATTALVDMYAKAGCLADARKGFDCLQERDVALWTSLISGYVQNSDNEEALILYRRMKTAGIIPNDPTMASVLKACSSLATLELGKQVHGHTIKHGFGLEVPIGSALSTMYSKCGSLEDGNLVFRRTPNKDVVSWNAMISGLSHNGQGDEALELFEEMLAEGMEPDDVTFVNIISACSHKGFVERGWFYFNMMSDQIGLDPKVDHYACMVDLLSRAGQLKEAKEFIESANIDHGLCLWRILLSACKNHGKCELGVYAGEKLMALGSRESSTYVQLSGIYTALGRMRDVERVWKHMRANGVSKEVGCSWIELKNQYHVFVVGDTMHPMIEETKDLVCLVSRQMIEEGFVTVLDSSFVEEEEGTQLSTSFII, translated from the exons ATGTCTGCATGTTTTATGGtatttgattatcttttaGTATCATTTAGAGTGATTTTAAGTCAAAATGATCAGAGTTTAGCGATTAGACAGAAACCTGGGTTGGAAGAACACTCTGTTCTAGATAAATCGAGAACAACGACTCA GGACAAACAATGTTCTATACCAATGCATCCAAGTACCTTTCAAACAGAACTCAACCCGCATACTTCCacgttattaaaaaaactgacTCATCATTCACAGCAAAGGAACCTCGTGGCTGGACGTGCAGTTCATGGACAGATCATCAGAACGGGAGCATCAACCTGCATCCAACATGCCAATGTCCTTGTCAACTTTTATGCAAAATGTGGAAAATTGGCCAAAGCCCACTCCATCTTTAACGCCATAATCTGCAAGGATGTTGTGTCCTGGAACAGTCTCATCACTGGCTATTCTCAGAACGGCGGTATCTCCAGCTCCTACACTGTTATGCAGCTGTTTCGTGAGATGAGAGCGCAAGATATACTGCCAAATGCTTATACCCTTGCTGGGATTTTTAAGGCCGAGTCGAGTCTTCAAAGTTCTACAGTTGGGAGGCAGGCTCACGCGCTAGTGGTCAAAATGTCAAGTTTTGGGGATATATATGTTGATACTTCGTTGGTGGGCATGTACTGTAAAGCGGGCTTGGTCGAGGATGGACTTAAAGTGTTCGCCTATATGCCTGAAAGAAATACTTATACATGGTCTACTATGGTTTCTGGTTATGCTACAAGAGGACGCGTTGAAGAGGCAATTAAAGTCTTCAATTTGTTTCTTAGAGAGAAGGAGGAAGGAAGTGATAGTGACTATGTCTTCACCGCGGTTCTCAGCTCGCTGGCTGCAACCATATACGTAGGACTAGGCAGGCAAATCCATTGCATCACAATTAAAAATGGGTTGCTTGGGTTTGTAGCTTTGAGTAATGCGCTTGTTACAATGTATTCAAAGTGTGAGAGCTTGAATGAGGCATGCAAGATGTTTGACTCGTCTGGTGACAGAAATTCGATTACATGGTCAGCAATGGTCACTGGTTATTCTCAGAATGGGGAATCACTTGAAGCAGTAAAGCTTTTCTCTAGAATGTTTTCTGCTGGAATCAAGCCCAGTGAATACACGATTGTTGGGGTTCTTAATGCATGCAGTGACATTTGCTATCTAGAAGAAGGGAAGCAACTTCattctttcttgttaaagTTGGGATTTGAAAGACATTTATTTGCAACTACTGCTTTGGTTGACATGTATGCAAAAGCCGGTTGTCTAGCAGATGCCAGAAAAGGTTTTGACTGCCTACAAGAACGTGATGTGGCGCTTTGGACATCGCTTATTAGCGGGTATGTTCAAAACTCAGATAACGAAGAGGCTTTGATTCTGTACCGCAGAATGAAAACAGCAGGTATTATCCCAAACGACCCAACCATGGCAAGTGTTCTAAAAGCTTGCTCTTCTCTAGCTACCTTGGAGCTCGGAAAGCAAGTACACGGCCACACAATCAAGCATGGGTTTGGGCTTGAAGTTCCAATAGGAAGCGCACTTTCTACAATGTACTCAAAGTGTGGGAGTTTAGAAGATGGGAACCTCGTCTTTAGAAGAACTCCCAATAAAGATGTTGTGTCTTGGAACGCTATGATCTCAGGCTTGTCCCATAATGGACAAGGAGATGAGGCTTTGGAACTGTTTGAGGAGATGTTAGCAGAAGGAATGGAACCAGATGATGTCACTTTCGTGAACATTATATCAGCGTGTAGCCACAAAGGTTTTGTAGAGAGAGGCTGGTTTTATTTCAATATGATGTCAGATCAGATCGGGCTTGATCCAAAAGTTGACCACTATGCTTGTATGGTTGATCTGCTGAGCCGTGCAGGACAGCTCAAAGAGGCAAAAGAGTTCATCGAATCAGCTAATATTGATCACGGTTTATGCCTTTGGCGGATACTATTAAGCGCATGTAAGAACCATGGGAAATGTGAGCTAGGAGTTTACGCAGGAGAGAAGCTCATGGCCCTTGGATCGAGAGAATCATCAACTTATGTGCAATTGTCAGGCATTTACACGGCTTTAGGGCGGATGAGAGATGTGGAACGGGTTTGGAAACACATGAGAGCAAACGGGGTGAGCAAAGAAGTGGGTTGCAGTTGGATCGAGCTGAAGAATCAGTACCATGTTTTTGTTGTGGGAGATACAATGCATCCGATGATTGAAGAGACGAaggatttggtttgtttggttaGTAGACAGATGATAGAAGAAGGATTCGTAACTGTGTTGGATTCGTCTTttgtcgaagaagaagaaggaacacAATTATCTACTTCtttcataatataa
- a CDS encoding Tetratricopeptide repeat (TPR)-like superfamily protein, translating into MHPSTFQTELNPHTSTLLKKLTHHSQQRNLVAGRAVHGQIIRTGASTCIQHANVLVNFYAKCGKLAKAHSIFNAIICKDVVSWNSLITGYSQNGGISSSYTVMQLFREMRAQDILPNAYTLAGIFKAESSLQSSTVGRQAHALVVKMSSFGDIYVDTSLVGMYCKAGLVEDGLKVFAYMPERNTYTWSTMVSGYATRGRVEEAIKVFNLFLREKEEGSDSDYVFTAVLSSLAATIYVGLGRQIHCITIKNGLLGFVALSNALVTMYSKCESLNEACKMFDSSGDRNSITWSAMVTGYSQNGESLEAVKLFSRMFSAGIKPSEYTIVGVLNACSDICYLEEGKQLHSFLLKLGFERHLFATTALVDMYAKAGCLADARKGFDCLQERDVALWTSLISGYVQNSDNEEALILYRRMKTAGIIPNDPTMASVLKACSSLATLELGKQVHGHTIKHGFGLEVPIGSALSTMYSKCGSLEDGNLVFRRTPNKDVVSWNAMISGLSHNGQGDEALELFEEMLAEGMEPDDVTFVNIISACSHKGFVERGWFYFNMMSDQIGLDPKVDHYACMVDLLSRAGQLKEAKEFIESANIDHGLCLWRILLSACKNHGKCELGVYAGEKLMALGSRESSTYVQLSGIYTALGRMRDVERVWKHMRANGVSKEVGCSWIELKNQYHVFVVGDTMHPMIEETKDLVCLVSRQMIEEGFVTVLDSSFVEEEEGTQLSTSFII; encoded by the coding sequence ATGCATCCAAGTACCTTTCAAACAGAACTCAACCCGCATACTTCCacgttattaaaaaaactgacTCATCATTCACAGCAAAGGAACCTCGTGGCTGGACGTGCAGTTCATGGACAGATCATCAGAACGGGAGCATCAACCTGCATCCAACATGCCAATGTCCTTGTCAACTTTTATGCAAAATGTGGAAAATTGGCCAAAGCCCACTCCATCTTTAACGCCATAATCTGCAAGGATGTTGTGTCCTGGAACAGTCTCATCACTGGCTATTCTCAGAACGGCGGTATCTCCAGCTCCTACACTGTTATGCAGCTGTTTCGTGAGATGAGAGCGCAAGATATACTGCCAAATGCTTATACCCTTGCTGGGATTTTTAAGGCCGAGTCGAGTCTTCAAAGTTCTACAGTTGGGAGGCAGGCTCACGCGCTAGTGGTCAAAATGTCAAGTTTTGGGGATATATATGTTGATACTTCGTTGGTGGGCATGTACTGTAAAGCGGGCTTGGTCGAGGATGGACTTAAAGTGTTCGCCTATATGCCTGAAAGAAATACTTATACATGGTCTACTATGGTTTCTGGTTATGCTACAAGAGGACGCGTTGAAGAGGCAATTAAAGTCTTCAATTTGTTTCTTAGAGAGAAGGAGGAAGGAAGTGATAGTGACTATGTCTTCACCGCGGTTCTCAGCTCGCTGGCTGCAACCATATACGTAGGACTAGGCAGGCAAATCCATTGCATCACAATTAAAAATGGGTTGCTTGGGTTTGTAGCTTTGAGTAATGCGCTTGTTACAATGTATTCAAAGTGTGAGAGCTTGAATGAGGCATGCAAGATGTTTGACTCGTCTGGTGACAGAAATTCGATTACATGGTCAGCAATGGTCACTGGTTATTCTCAGAATGGGGAATCACTTGAAGCAGTAAAGCTTTTCTCTAGAATGTTTTCTGCTGGAATCAAGCCCAGTGAATACACGATTGTTGGGGTTCTTAATGCATGCAGTGACATTTGCTATCTAGAAGAAGGGAAGCAACTTCattctttcttgttaaagTTGGGATTTGAAAGACATTTATTTGCAACTACTGCTTTGGTTGACATGTATGCAAAAGCCGGTTGTCTAGCAGATGCCAGAAAAGGTTTTGACTGCCTACAAGAACGTGATGTGGCGCTTTGGACATCGCTTATTAGCGGGTATGTTCAAAACTCAGATAACGAAGAGGCTTTGATTCTGTACCGCAGAATGAAAACAGCAGGTATTATCCCAAACGACCCAACCATGGCAAGTGTTCTAAAAGCTTGCTCTTCTCTAGCTACCTTGGAGCTCGGAAAGCAAGTACACGGCCACACAATCAAGCATGGGTTTGGGCTTGAAGTTCCAATAGGAAGCGCACTTTCTACAATGTACTCAAAGTGTGGGAGTTTAGAAGATGGGAACCTCGTCTTTAGAAGAACTCCCAATAAAGATGTTGTGTCTTGGAACGCTATGATCTCAGGCTTGTCCCATAATGGACAAGGAGATGAGGCTTTGGAACTGTTTGAGGAGATGTTAGCAGAAGGAATGGAACCAGATGATGTCACTTTCGTGAACATTATATCAGCGTGTAGCCACAAAGGTTTTGTAGAGAGAGGCTGGTTTTATTTCAATATGATGTCAGATCAGATCGGGCTTGATCCAAAAGTTGACCACTATGCTTGTATGGTTGATCTGCTGAGCCGTGCAGGACAGCTCAAAGAGGCAAAAGAGTTCATCGAATCAGCTAATATTGATCACGGTTTATGCCTTTGGCGGATACTATTAAGCGCATGTAAGAACCATGGGAAATGTGAGCTAGGAGTTTACGCAGGAGAGAAGCTCATGGCCCTTGGATCGAGAGAATCATCAACTTATGTGCAATTGTCAGGCATTTACACGGCTTTAGGGCGGATGAGAGATGTGGAACGGGTTTGGAAACACATGAGAGCAAACGGGGTGAGCAAAGAAGTGGGTTGCAGTTGGATCGAGCTGAAGAATCAGTACCATGTTTTTGTTGTGGGAGATACAATGCATCCGATGATTGAAGAGACGAaggatttggtttgtttggttaGTAGACAGATGATAGAAGAAGGATTCGTAACTGTGTTGGATTCGTCTTttgtcgaagaagaagaaggaacacAATTATCTACTTCtttcataatataa
- a CDS encoding Late embryogenesis abundant protein, group 6 (Late embryogenesis abundant protein, group 6; CONTAINS InterPro DOMAIN/s: Late embryogenesis abundant protein, group 6 (InterPro:IPR018930); BEST Arabidopsis thaliana protein match is: Late embryogenesis abundant protein, group 6 (TAIR:AT2G23120.1); Has 37 Blast hits to 37 proteins in 9 species: Archae - 0; Bacteria - 0; Metazoa - 0; Fungi - 0; Plants - 37; Viruses - 0; Other Eukaryotes - 0 (source: NCBI BLink).) yields MSGNMSKSEEKQELPLETSPYTKYEDIEDYKKNAYGTSGHQDVKPGHGGGTTDAPTPSGDAAPSAIDSANQKAKK; encoded by the coding sequence ATGTCAGGAAATATGTCGAAGAgtgaagagaaacaagagtTGCCACTAGAAACAAGTCCGTATACAAAGTACGAGGATATAGAGGATTACAAGAAGAATGCTTATGGAACTTCCGGTCACCAGGACGTTAAGCCTGGCCACGGCGGCGGCACAACCGACGCACCGACCCCCTCCGGTGATGCTGCTCCCTCCGCCATAGATTCCGCTAACCAAAAAGCTAAGAAGTGA